In Balaenoptera musculus isolate JJ_BM4_2016_0621 chromosome 16, mBalMus1.pri.v3, whole genome shotgun sequence, the DNA window TACACACAAGGACCCAGGAATGCCGATGAAGGTGGAATTTAAAATTCCGAGTCAGCATACCGTTGGTGTAAGTAtgttatttgcaaaataaaaatatgaagaactTTAAAATCCACGTTTAAGGCTACGGGAAGAAATTAAAGGGTGAGAGCAAGTGACCCAAAGGATCACGTCTGCTGCAATAGGGTCCTTCCAAGCAGGAAGTCTTTCAGCATTTACAAGTGCACTGTTCTTCTTCAAAGTGTACTACTTGCTAGAAAATAGCTCTCATTTCAAGCTTTCAGAACTCTGAACACCTCTGGAAAAGGTTCTAAAAGCAGGAATCTTATAAGACCCATGGCAAGAGGAACGAGCCCTAATAAAAGTGATCTGCTCTCGCAGAGCTGCCCTGCAGTTCTACAAGGGTGGGCCTCGTGGACAAAAATGCCACCCTCCTGCCTGGCCACAAAAAGCCTAGGTGCCGCCAACTACTAGTTGTCAGCAGTCCAACTtcctctggctttcagagtttcacTTTTCAAATGAAGCTTATGACATTAGCCCGACTTACATCTCACAAGATTGTTGACAGGGTTACAGCTGTAAGAGACACACGCAGCAGCAGCTGCATTATTACGGCCACTTACTGATACTGACCCTTTGGCGTTTGtatttacttctccttttatgACGACAGTCCGTCCAGGGCCCATTGAGGAGTTCAACCTCGCCACGAACGGCAGAGTCTGCAAAGAAACCCCAGTTAGCATCAGGAAGCCTGCAAAAAGGGATCTTGAGGGAAAACTGCCGAAAGACACTGGGAAATGTTTAAAGGCCATGAACCCCATGAAGGGACAGACCAAGTCTGCCTTGGTCCCAGGTGGGTCCCTGGCTCACAGCAAACACTCCATGTTTCAGACAGTGAAATGAATGGATGTGGGGAGGGACCTGACATCCTCTGCCTGAGTGAAATGCCCTCTGAGAAAGTCACCTCGGCTGGCCTGAAGCGTGCGCTGCCTTCAGCCTGGAGGGGAAGCGGCTGAGGTAGGGGGAGTTACAGAAACACACACTAATGGCTCAGGGACCTGATGTCCAGTTGACTGACAGCCGTCCAGGACACCAATGCAAACGCAGAGTGGCTGCTTTGGGCTTGTACTGAGGGTAGAGGTTACACATACCAGCTAACTAACACTTAACTTGTTAGacagaattaagaaaattttgGCTCTTCAAACCTTTGACAAACAGTCGGTAGGTAGTATTTTGGCGCAAGTCAAAGTGTGATTGGCCGGCGAACCTTTGCTCTTGGTGTAGACAGTTCTGGGGACGATTTTAGAAATGTCTCCTCTATTACTAGGCTGTAGGGAAACAGTTCTGCAATAAGGTATGGAATGAATGAAGCTGTCTTCCAAGGCTTCAACTATTCATTTCCTGGGCAATCTTATAAAAGGTTCCACACGTTATAGCAAAAATACTTACAAACTGTGACACGCCAGACTTTTGTACCtattggaagagaaagaaaaaatacagacgTCTGACGgggaagaaatacattttataacatGAGCAGTTGGGTCTTACTGGCTGTACCACCCAGAGCCGGGCCGGCAGTGCCTGCTCCACTCCGGGGGGACACGCAGGTGGCCAGTGCTTTCTGACCGAGTGCTTTGGAGCTGCAGAGTGCCACTCAGGCTGGGAACAGACTGCCTGTCCTGTTCATCTGAACCCTATAACCTCCACCACAAGCTGAGCATTTCCCAAACGCCACATGTGGGCTTCAAACACATTTTCCTTGTTCTTCCCAGGGTGCTCCCCAAATGCTGAGATTCTAGTCTGTCTAGGAACGTGCTGAGATCAGTAAGGCCTCACTTTCTCCACACTAATAACAGCAAAAAATGTCTGAACCGCAGTTGTTTCCACAGGGGGAGAAGATACACGTGGAAGTTCGTTCGCCGATGCACTGGCTTTGCTCACTATTTATAAACACCTCCTGACAGCCCTATTCAGCAGTTCAGAGAGTTCTTTGTACAGAAGATTGGTGGGTAGTGGTCAGATCCACTGAGAGTCTAAACAGCAAAACTTACAGCACGTGGCACCCTGACGTATATGCCTCAATTTTCAAACGATTACTCCCAGCCTATTAATTACTAAAAACATaagttttcatattaaaaacatagtttttttaaaactcagcctGCCTGCCACCTAATTTACATGGCaactaaaaaaacatttttaaactggtGGTTCATTAAGagatttaatatttacattttcttcacttATCTCTGTCCATTCCAGAGTAGATGCTTGGCTACTTCTTAAATCCTGAAGAAAAGTTCAGATTAATATTTAACATCCGTCAGAATTCTAAATATAACCTGCTTgacataccaaaaaaaattataaatggtattaaacatgaaaatatgatAGAAAATTATGATCCAAAAATGCATGACATtagcttccttctcccctctctcaaGCTGGCAAATGTTAAAATCAGAACTAATGTCAAGAAGAATGTGAGCAAATGAATACAAATCTTGAGACTACTTTGTTTTACTCTCTTTGGAGGGCAGGTTAGCAATTTCAATCCTAACTTAAAATGCAGGTATCCTTTGACGTCCCACTTCTAGAAACGATCCTAGCGAACTGCTCCACTGTGCTCCTGCGTCAAGGAAACAGCCCCTCTCCAGCTGTAAAGGCTGTTTGTTGTGTTGTtactgttttgggtttttgttgggACCATGCTAGGTTTGAGATCCTACAGACAAGCCCTGGGCAATGACTAGCATCCTACTAGTCTGAAAGATTTACTTCCAAGACATTAACACATTAGCGAGGGACATATTTACACAGTTTTCAAGAAAACATCACCAAAGACCCCCCGCCGCCCCCTGTGGAAGGGCACTGACCGAGCTGAAGCTGAAACCCACGGAGTGAATGATCACTTTGCCATAAATGCCCAGGGTGTCGATCTTCTCTAGGCTGATCCTGTGGGCGTAGATCAGGGTATGTTTTCCATTGACAGCCACCTGGACAAACACAGAAGACAGGCCCCCCCACCCCGAATAAAACagttaataaatgcattttagcGGGTTCCTCCCTCTCCCGCCAGATGTCAGTACTTGTAGGAGTGTCGGGAAGACACGCCGAACACAGTACAGTGTCTGATCTCAGGGAGCTGAAAATCCCATTGGCAGgcaaaagaaacacaggaaaaaacCAAAGCTCTACAGCACGGACAAGCATTAAAAAGAACAATACAGACCCAAGTACTCCAACGGCCAGAGGAGggatgaggggagagaggagattaGGGGAGAAGCGCTGGTGGGAGCGGGCTCTGAGGGTCGGAGGGGTCTGCACCTCGGGTGGGGGGTCTCCACCTGAGCCGTCAAGTCCCCCGCAGGCTCACGGGCCAGGGGGTGGAGGCGCCCCCCCGGACCACACACACCCGAGGGAGCACTGACGACACGCAGCGGGGTTGCTGCAAGCTCCTCTGGGTTTAGAATCCCAAGATCCTACAGGACTAGGCCGCGGCAGGACGCAACTTTACAAACCCCGACTCCTACGCCAGGATCCCATCTGTCTGTCAGTTCAGACTCCCCCACCCTGCGGGTCCTGCTGCCCGGGGTTTACTTTCCCATCCTGAGTGTAAGGCTGTGCCAGGTCAGAAGGAAGCTCAGCCCCGCGAGGAGCAACGATCTAACAGAAAGCCGGCTGCGCTGGCCTCGCCCTCCGCCGGCACGGCGACCCCGGCAGGGACGCTGGCTGTGCCCGCCTCACAGCAAGGTCCCCGCCGGGCCCTCCTCTGGAGGAACATGATAAAGGTAAACTCTTCTTCTGGATTTAGGACACGCAAGGGTGAGTTCACTCGTGAAAAGCTTCCCTCGTGCTTATTCTCACAAATGAGGATCTAACCCCTGTTCTCCAAAACCTGCCTGGAATTTGTCTTTCAGCACCATGATCACGAtctcaaaagatttttctttcttgaaaggcATGTCATAGGTGATCTCTTCCCAGCCccacttctcatttttcaaagtGTTGCAAACAATGCAGTTGGCCCTTCTGAACCGTGGGTTGAAATGAAAGGCCACGTCCGCTCGAGGTTTCACGCTGCTGCCACACTGTAAGTCCACCTGGAACCTGAGGAGGGGAACACAGGCCGCGTGAGGACTCAGGAAGGAAGGCGGCCTCGCAGGCCTGGCAGCGCAGAAACCCAGGCCGAGTGACAGCTGACGGATCCTCTGTTCACTCGCATGCTTTTGGGGGTGGTCCACCACAAGCACCCACATTGCGCAGTCTCCCCGCAGGTGGGTTCGCCCAGGTGCCCCAAGCTCTGCCGATGCGGTAGAAGTGAAGTGTGCAAGGAAAACTCCTGGAAACGGTCCCAAAAGTCAGTTGGCATCTGCCTTctgtccaccccccaccccttccccccaaataGCACATGGTCCCATGCAGCTACCCAAACACAACGTGAGGACCAGAGTCCTAGCTTCCAGGAACCATGAGAAAGAGGACCTCACCCTGCGATGGCAGGGTGAGAGCGTGAAGAGACCCACTCCAACAGCTTGCTGGTGTGCGGCCTTCAGCCCTCTGGACTGTCCCCTTTAGATGTCACGTTCACATCTTATTTAAACCACTGTTGTTCAGGCATCCACCACATAGAGCCGAGCCCAACTCTAGCTGATAGAGCCTCGTCCAGACTTTACCCAAAGCAAGCATTAGATAAAACCACCCAGAACAGGTCTTAAGAGATGGTGTGAAAATGTTACACTGTAACTAGACTGTGTCCCTGTCATCTGACCACAATTCCCTTCATTAACCGTATCTCTAATTCTTTATACTAAAATCTGACTTATAGcaacaaaaaatccaaataacctgtatttcagtttttcattccAATTTCCTCAGCACCGTGGCCAGGGCTGCTATAAAAGCAAAATCAGGCCTCCGAGTATCCAAAATGGTCTCTCCCTCATGATTTTTTGTTGTCCCACAATCACAACGAGtttattcttgttcttttctcatCTAACAGAATGACTTTACCTGTCTGAGTCACTAGGAACATG includes these proteins:
- the LGALS8 gene encoding galectin-8 isoform X4; amino-acid sequence: MMSLNSLQNVVYNPIIPYVGTISEQLEPGTLIVLRGHVPSDSDRFQVDLQCGSSVKPRADVAFHFNPRFRRANCIVCNTLKNEKWGWEEITYDMPFKKEKSFEIVIMVLKDKFQVAVNGKHTLIYAHRISLEKIDTLGIYGKVIIHSVGFSFSSVQKSGVSQFTLPFVARLNSSMGPGRTVVIKGEVNTNAKGFAVDLLSGKSKDIALHLNPRLNVKAFVRNSFLQQSWGEEERNITCFPFSPGMYFEMIIYCDVREFKVAVNGVHSLEYRHRFKDLSDVDTLEIDGDIHLLEVRSW
- the LGALS8 gene encoding galectin-8 isoform X3, producing MMSLNSLQNVVYNPIIPYVGTISEQLEPGTLIVLRGHVPSDSDRFQVDLQCGSSVKPRADVAFHFNPRFRRANCIVCNTLKNEKWGWEEITYDMPFKKEKSFEIVIMVLKDKFQVAVNGKHTLIYAHRISLEKIDTLGIYGKVIIHSVGFSFSSDLRSSQASTLEWTEISEENVQKSGVSQFTLPFVARLNSSMGPGRTVVIKGEVNTNAKGFAVDLLSGKSKDIALHLNPRLNVKAFVRNSFLQQSWGEEERNITCFPFSPGMYFEMIIYCDVREFKVAVNGVHSLEYRHRFKDLSDVDTLEIDGDIHLLEVRSW
- the LGALS8 gene encoding galectin-8 isoform X2, with translation MMSLNSLQNVVYNPIIPYVGTISEQLEPGTLIVLRGHVPSDSDRFQVDLQCGSSVKPRADVAFHFNPRFRRANCIVCNTLKNEKWGWEEITYDMPFKKEKSFEIVIMVLKDKFQVAVNGKHTLIYAHRISLEKIDTLGIYGKVIIHSVGFSFSSVQKSGVSQFPSNRGDISKIVPRTVYTKSKGSPANHTLTCAKILPTDCLSKTLPFVARLNSSMGPGRTVVIKGEVNTNAKGFAVDLLSGKSKDIALHLNPRLNVKAFVRNSFLQQSWGEEERNITCFPFSPGMYFEMIIYCDVREFKVAVNGVHSLEYRHRFKDLSDVDTLEIDGDIHLLEVRSW
- the LGALS8 gene encoding galectin-8 isoform X1 produces the protein MMSLNSLQNVVYNPIIPYVGTISEQLEPGTLIVLRGHVPSDSDRFQVDLQCGSSVKPRADVAFHFNPRFRRANCIVCNTLKNEKWGWEEITYDMPFKKEKSFEIVIMVLKDKFQVAVNGKHTLIYAHRISLEKIDTLGIYGKVIIHSVGFSFSSDLRSSQASTLEWTEISEENVQKSGVSQFPSNRGDISKIVPRTVYTKSKGSPANHTLTCAKILPTDCLSKTLPFVARLNSSMGPGRTVVIKGEVNTNAKGFAVDLLSGKSKDIALHLNPRLNVKAFVRNSFLQQSWGEEERNITCFPFSPGMYFEMIIYCDVREFKVAVNGVHSLEYRHRFKDLSDVDTLEIDGDIHLLEVRSW